A genomic stretch from Gemmobacter sp. 24YEA27 includes:
- a CDS encoding GDP-L-fucose synthase: MSYDLSNKRIWVAGHRGMVGGAVVRRLASEGCEVITAGRDVVDLVDQAQVKAWMAETKPDAIVLAAAKVGGIKANNDFPVDFLYQNLMIETNILQAAHENDVERVLFLGSSCIYPKLAPQPIREDSLLTGPLEPTNEWYAIAKIAGIRLTQAYRQQYGRDWISAMPTNLYGPGDNYDLSSSHVLPALLRKFHEAKVSGAETVTVWGSGTPLREFMHCDDLADALVFLLKEYSGFDHINVGSGVEVTIRELAETIAKEVGYEVNLVFDAAKPDGTPRKLMNTSRLHELGWNNARSLKQGIHSAYEEFLSRDNN, encoded by the coding sequence ATGAGCTACGATCTTTCCAACAAACGTATCTGGGTCGCAGGCCATCGTGGCATGGTTGGCGGCGCTGTGGTGCGGCGCCTGGCGTCTGAGGGCTGCGAAGTGATCACCGCCGGTCGCGATGTGGTGGACCTGGTCGATCAGGCTCAGGTCAAAGCCTGGATGGCAGAAACAAAGCCCGATGCCATCGTGCTGGCCGCCGCCAAAGTTGGCGGCATCAAGGCCAATAACGATTTTCCGGTCGACTTCCTCTATCAGAACCTGATGATTGAGACGAATATCCTCCAGGCCGCGCATGAGAATGACGTCGAACGGGTGCTGTTCCTCGGATCCTCCTGCATCTATCCGAAACTGGCGCCGCAGCCGATCCGCGAGGACAGCCTGCTGACCGGGCCGCTCGAGCCGACCAATGAATGGTATGCCATCGCCAAGATCGCCGGCATCCGCCTGACCCAGGCCTATCGCCAGCAATATGGCCGCGACTGGATCTCGGCGATGCCGACCAACCTTTACGGCCCCGGCGACAATTACGACCTGAGCTCCTCCCATGTCCTGCCCGCGCTTCTGCGCAAGTTCCATGAGGCAAAGGTCTCAGGCGCAGAGACGGTAACTGTCTGGGGCTCGGGGACGCCTTTGCGCGAGTTCATGCATTGCGACGATCTGGCCGATGCGCTGGTCTTCCTGCTGAAAGAGTATTCCGGCTTCGACCATATCAATGTCGGATCGGGCGTCGAGGTCACGATCCGCGAGCTGGCCGAAACAATCGCAAAAGAAGTGGGCTATGAGGTTAATTTGGTCTTCGACGCGGCCAAACCCGACGGCACCCCACGCAAGTTAATGAATACAAGCCGGCTGCATGAACTAGGCTGGAATAATGCACGTAGCCTAAAGCAAGGAATACATAGTGCCTATGAGGAATTCTTAAGCAGAGACAATAATTAA
- a CDS encoding YjbF family lipoprotein, which yields MTAMTPLKMPLALMLAALVLSGCAGRTSEALMARYAGSPPGEAVSAAPAGAARLIVRIPKAGQSALLHEAGARDGVRRWQASDNVQIYTRDGMIIGTRGLGTDLMSADTGAAAALIREARSAQVPRIYRLLDGEDRLEIRSYICDILPAQAEQVRIGEAEWTTALRVNETCHSPRGALSGTHWVKEGRILQSIQTFDPGFGPVDILFLP from the coding sequence ATGACGGCGATGACCCCTTTGAAGATGCCGCTGGCCCTTATGCTGGCAGCCTTGGTCCTGAGCGGCTGTGCGGGCCGGACCAGCGAAGCCTTGATGGCCCGCTATGCCGGAAGCCCACCCGGCGAAGCTGTCTCCGCCGCGCCCGCAGGCGCTGCGCGCCTGATCGTGCGGATCCCGAAAGCGGGGCAATCGGCGCTTTTGCATGAAGCGGGCGCGCGCGATGGAGTCCGGCGCTGGCAGGCTTCGGATAATGTGCAGATCTATACGCGCGATGGCATGATCATCGGCACCCGGGGTCTCGGCACTGATCTGATGAGCGCCGATACCGGTGCCGCGGCAGCGCTGATCCGCGAGGCGCGCAGCGCACAGGTGCCGCGCATCTACCGTCTGCTTGACGGCGAGGACCGGCTGGAGATCCGCTCTTACATCTGTGACATTCTCCCCGCACAGGCGGAACAGGTCCGTATCGGCGAGGCGGAATGGACTACGGCGCTCCGCGTCAATGAGACCTGCCACAGCCCGCGTGGCGCGCTTTCCGGCACCCATTGGGTGAAGGAGGGCCGCATCCTGCAAAGCATTCAGACCTTTGATCCGGGCTTTGGTCCGGTCGATATCCTCTTCCTGCCATGA
- the gmd gene encoding GDP-mannose 4,6-dehydratase, with the protein MKKALITGITGQDGSYLAEFLLEKGYEVHGIKRRASSFNTQRVDHIYQDPHVSNAHFRLHYGDLTDSSNLTRILQEVQPDEVYNLGAQSHVAVSFEAPEYTADVDGIGTLRLLEAIRFLGLEKKTRFYQASTSELYGLVQETPQRETTPFWPRSPYAVAKLYAYWITVNYREAYGIYACNGILFNHESPRRGETFVTRKITRGLANIAQGLEPCLFMGNIDSLRDWGHAKDYVRMQWMMLQQDVAEDFVIATGVQYSVRQFITWSAQELGIELAFTGEGVSEIATVVSVSGDKAPAVRPGDVVMRIDPRYFRPAEVETLLGDPAKAKEKLGWVPEITVQEMCSEMVAEDLKVAKRHAFLKAHGHDVQVSVEG; encoded by the coding sequence ATGAAAAAGGCCCTTATCACCGGCATCACAGGCCAGGACGGCTCTTACCTGGCCGAATTCCTGCTGGAAAAGGGCTATGAGGTGCATGGGATCAAGCGCCGTGCCTCGTCTTTCAACACGCAGCGTGTCGATCACATCTACCAGGATCCGCATGTCTCGAACGCGCATTTCCGGCTGCATTACGGCGATCTGACCGACAGTTCCAACCTGACCCGCATCCTGCAGGAAGTGCAGCCCGACGAGGTCTATAACCTCGGCGCGCAAAGCCATGTCGCAGTGTCTTTCGAGGCGCCGGAATATACCGCCGATGTCGACGGGATCGGCACTTTGCGCCTGCTGGAAGCGATCCGCTTCCTCGGGCTGGAGAAGAAGACCCGCTTCTACCAGGCCTCGACCTCCGAACTTTATGGCCTTGTGCAGGAGACCCCGCAGCGCGAGACCACGCCCTTCTGGCCCCGGTCTCCTTACGCGGTGGCCAAGCTCTATGCCTATTGGATCACGGTGAATTACCGCGAGGCTTACGGCATCTATGCCTGCAACGGCATCCTCTTCAACCATGAGAGCCCGCGCCGGGGCGAGACCTTTGTCACCCGCAAGATCACCCGCGGTCTCGCGAATATCGCCCAAGGGCTGGAGCCCTGTCTCTTCATGGGCAATATCGACAGCTTGCGCGACTGGGGCCATGCGAAAGACTATGTCCGGATGCAATGGATGATGCTGCAACAGGACGTGGCCGAGGATTTCGTCATCGCCACCGGTGTGCAATATTCGGTGCGCCAGTTCATCACCTGGTCGGCGCAGGAACTGGGGATCGAACTTGCCTTCACCGGCGAGGGTGTGAGCGAAATCGCCACCGTGGTCTCGGTCTCGGGCGACAAGGCGCCTGCGGTCAGGCCGGGCGATGTCGTCATGCGCATCGACCCGCGCTACTTCCGCCCGGCCGAAGTGGAAACCCTGCTCGGCGATCCGGCAAAGGCAAAAGAAAAACTCGGCTGGGTGCCCGAGATCACTGTTCAGGAAATGTGCTCCGAGATGGTGGCCGAAGACCTGAAAGTCGCAAAACGCCACGCCTTCCTGAAAGCCCACGGCCATGACGTGCAGGTAAGTGTCGAAGGTTAA
- a CDS encoding WcaI family glycosyltransferase produces the protein MKLLILGINFAPEMISTGLYTTGLAEAMAEAGDQVSVVTAQPYFPAWKVFPGHSRFFWSRGELPSGVRYIRCPHYVPAKPTGARRILHHASFALTSFPVLAWKALIGRPDMVLVIAPALLPAPFAWALARLSGAKCWLHVQDFEVEAAFATGLLKPASLAGRLARKFDRWIHRRFDRVSTISGPMLRKLSEKGLPPGRIFELRNWARLDDVTPLTGPSPYREEFGITEEHVLLYSGNIANKQGLEILPDVAQRLAHRKDLRFVICGQGPFLDELKTLSSGLDNISFFPLQPLERLGDLLGLASLHLLPQIAGVSESVLPSKLTNMLASGRPVLATAEPGTALADEIADCGSVTPPGDAAALAEAISAMLDNPEQREACGLAARARALEHWDNKRILERFRLAAHDLTGQPQPIAHPAAKATEASLIKRTRQT, from the coding sequence ATGAAACTGCTGATACTTGGTATAAACTTCGCCCCCGAAATGATTTCGACGGGGCTCTATACAACCGGCCTTGCCGAGGCGATGGCAGAGGCTGGCGATCAGGTCAGCGTGGTCACCGCCCAGCCCTATTTCCCGGCCTGGAAAGTGTTTCCCGGCCATTCGCGCTTTTTCTGGAGCCGGGGCGAACTGCCTTCGGGGGTCCGCTATATCCGCTGTCCGCATTACGTGCCGGCAAAGCCCACCGGCGCGCGGCGTATTCTGCACCATGCCAGCTTCGCGCTGACCTCCTTTCCGGTTCTGGCCTGGAAAGCCCTTATCGGGCGCCCCGATATGGTGCTGGTGATCGCGCCTGCGCTGCTGCCTGCCCCCTTCGCCTGGGCGCTGGCGCGGCTTTCGGGGGCGAAATGCTGGCTGCATGTGCAGGATTTCGAGGTCGAGGCCGCCTTTGCCACCGGCCTTCTGAAACCGGCCAGCCTTGCCGGCCGCCTGGCCCGGAAATTCGACCGCTGGATCCATCGCCGCTTTGACAGGGTCAGCACGATCTCGGGCCCGATGCTGCGCAAACTGTCGGAAAAAGGCCTGCCGCCCGGCCGCATTTTCGAACTGCGCAACTGGGCCAGGCTGGATGATGTCACGCCCCTGACCGGCCCGTCGCCTTACCGCGAGGAATTCGGCATCACCGAAGAGCATGTGCTGCTTTACTCTGGCAATATCGCGAATAAGCAAGGGCTTGAGATCCTTCCCGATGTGGCGCAACGGCTGGCGCATCGCAAGGATCTGCGCTTTGTGATCTGCGGCCAGGGGCCGTTCCTCGATGAGCTGAAGACGCTTTCCTCTGGTCTCGACAATATCTCCTTCTTCCCGCTGCAACCGCTGGAGCGGCTGGGGGATCTCCTGGGCCTTGCGAGCCTGCATCTCCTGCCCCAGATCGCGGGCGTCTCAGAATCGGTGCTGCCCTCGAAACTGACCAATATGCTGGCCTCGGGCCGCCCGGTTCTGGCCACCGCCGAGCCGGGCACCGCGCTGGCCGATGAGATCGCAGATTGCGGCAGTGTCACGCCGCCCGGCGATGCGGCAGCACTGGCAGAGGCGATTTCCGCGATGCTCGACAACCCTGAACAGCGCGAGGCCTGCGGGCTCGCCGCCCGGGCCCGCGCCCTGGAACATTGGGACAATAAGCGCATTCTCGAGCGCTTCCGCCTTGCCGCCCATGACCTGACCGGCCAGCCCCAGCCCATTGCCCATCCTGCCGCCAAAGCGACAGAAGCTTCCCTGATCAAGAGAACGAGACAGACATGA
- a CDS encoding sugar transferase: MADGALSTSCKTTAERTPIPFAGATRKGFYRSYGKRFLDFFLALILVPVVVPVLVVLALLIGRSPFYSQIRIGKDGRTFRMWKLRSMVRDADAALAACLARDPRLRREWDLNQKLDQDPRITRIGRLIRKTSFDELPQLWNVLRGDMSIVGPRPMMLDQKDLYPGQAYYRLRPGLTGPWQVSDRNAVSFRARAQFDEDYEHHLSFRGDCGLILKTIRVVLRATGK, from the coding sequence ATGGCCGACGGAGCCTTGTCGACATCCTGTAAGACCACCGCTGAACGGACCCCGATTCCATTCGCAGGCGCCACCAGGAAGGGCTTTTACCGTTCTTACGGCAAACGCTTTCTGGATTTTTTTCTGGCCCTGATTCTCGTGCCTGTTGTGGTGCCGGTGCTGGTTGTGCTTGCGCTGCTTATCGGCAGGTCACCTTTCTACAGCCAGATCAGAATTGGCAAAGACGGCCGGACTTTCCGCATGTGGAAGCTGCGCTCGATGGTGCGTGATGCTGATGCGGCCCTTGCCGCCTGTCTCGCCCGGGATCCGAGGCTCCGTCGTGAATGGGATCTCAATCAGAAGCTGGATCAGGACCCCCGCATCACCCGGATCGGTCGCCTGATCCGCAAGACCTCGTTTGATGAATTGCCACAGCTCTGGAATGTGCTGCGTGGCGATATGAGCATTGTCGGCCCGCGCCCGATGATGCTGGATCAGAAAGATCTCTATCCGGGCCAGGCATATTACCGGCTGCGTCCCGGCCTGACCGGCCCCTGGCAGGTCTCGGACCGCAATGCTGTCTCTTTCCGGGCAAGGGCGCAATTTGACGAAGACTACGAGCATCACCTGAGTTTTCGGGGTGACTGCGGCCTTATCCTGAAAACCATCAGAGTCGTGCTGCGCGCGACCGGGAAATAA
- a CDS encoding polysaccharide biosynthesis/export family protein, whose translation MRNPPLLATLLAGLALSLAGCGIAYQSTSIREGVADGTKVRVIGLTPETTLAANQQAYSPRALPAAFSATAGTHGTMARGLPAPANLPEQRQGVPATRLPPAVAATPYQVGVGDVVLLATKAPANSVAELSGLLAAQNNRQGYTVQDDGAIAIPDVGRVRIAGMTLEDAEAAVFQRLVERQMDPSFSLEVAEFNARKVPIGGAVANPGVAPVTLTPLTLDTALAAVGGIAAPDRSSAVIRIYRAGSLYEIPVTEFLRNQSYQKTRLLDGDTVFVDSDYDLTRAEAYFSEQLALQGARSSAITALSQEVGIRRSELEEQRANFNTRLELGAEKRDYVYLTGEVGKQGRWALPYDQSASLADALFDQGGIAAKTGNPRQIYVLRGSADPREFGALTAWHLDAGAAAGLMLATRFEMRPNDVVYIAQQPVTKWDRVVSQITPSLITVPLNNLTEN comes from the coding sequence ATGCGTAACCCTCCTTTGCTTGCCACGCTCCTGGCCGGGCTTGCGCTGTCGCTGGCAGGCTGCGGCATTGCCTATCAAAGCACCAGTATCCGCGAAGGTGTGGCGGACGGCACCAAGGTCAGGGTGATCGGCCTGACGCCCGAAACCACACTGGCCGCCAATCAGCAGGCCTATAGCCCGCGGGCGCTGCCTGCGGCCTTCAGCGCGACGGCCGGCACCCATGGCACAATGGCGCGCGGCCTGCCCGCGCCCGCCAACCTGCCCGAACAACGCCAGGGCGTGCCCGCGACCAGATTGCCGCCTGCCGTCGCGGCGACCCCCTATCAGGTGGGTGTCGGGGATGTGGTTTTGCTCGCGACCAAGGCGCCCGCCAATTCGGTGGCCGAGTTGTCGGGCCTCCTGGCTGCGCAAAACAATCGCCAAGGCTATACCGTCCAGGATGACGGCGCGATCGCCATTCCCGATGTCGGCCGGGTCCGCATCGCGGGTATGACGCTGGAGGATGCCGAAGCGGCCGTGTTCCAGCGTCTCGTTGAGCGCCAGATGGATCCGAGCTTCAGCCTCGAAGTGGCCGAATTCAACGCCCGCAAAGTGCCGATCGGCGGCGCTGTGGCAAATCCCGGTGTGGCGCCGGTCACGCTGACACCGCTGACGCTGGACACGGCGCTGGCAGCGGTGGGCGGCATCGCCGCGCCTGACCGCTCCTCCGCAGTGATCCGCATCTATCGGGCGGGGTCGCTTTATGAGATCCCCGTCACCGAATTCCTGCGCAACCAGAGCTACCAGAAAACCCGTCTCCTTGACGGCGATACGGTCTTTGTCGACAGCGATTATGATCTGACCCGTGCCGAGGCCTATTTCTCCGAACAGCTCGCGCTGCAGGGCGCGCGCTCTTCGGCCATCACCGCACTCAGCCAGGAAGTGGGCATCCGCCGCTCTGAGCTGGAAGAGCAGCGCGCGAATTTCAACACGAGGCTCGAGCTTGGGGCCGAGAAGCGGGACTATGTCTATCTGACCGGTGAGGTCGGCAAACAGGGTCGCTGGGCTCTGCCCTATGACCAGAGCGCAAGCCTTGCCGATGCCCTGTTCGATCAGGGCGGCATCGCGGCCAAGACCGGCAATCCAAGACAGATCTACGTGCTGCGCGGCTCGGCGGATCCGCGTGAATTCGGCGCCCTGACCGCCTGGCATCTTGATGCCGGTGCCGCAGCCGGCCTGATGCTGGCGACACGTTTCGAGATGCGCCCGAATGACGTGGTTTATATCGCGCAGCAGCCGGTCACCAAATGGGACAGGGTCGTCTCGCAGATCACACCCAGCCTGATCACGGTTCCGCTGAACAATCTGACCGAAAACTGA